AGTGCCATTCTTCCTGCACCCAAAATCAGACATGGACCTGACCTCGCTGGAGTCATGCATTGATGCCGGGCATCCGAAACAATTTAGCGATATGACCGCCGGTGAATACCTGGATGAGCGTCTGAGAGAGATTGGACTGAAGAAATAAAGCCCCCCGGCCCCCTGAAGGGGGAGTGATTTGGGATTTGAGAATTTCGAATTTTAATGTAAAACACAAAATGCGGCTTCTGGCCGCATTTTGTGTTTTACCATACTTGCAGTCGCTCGCGTCATCGCGAGTGACGACTATCTCGCGGCCTCTGGCCGCCGTAAGACTTTATGTCATCCCGAGCTTGTTGTCGAAACCGGTTTGGTATGACGAGTGAGGGCAATTAACCTACTTTACCATCCTCCCCTTCCATGAATACTTTCTGGTATTACCCATCAGTCCCACGTACACAAAATATAAAATATGGATAGGCGATAGCAGCAACAGCAAAACCACCATCCAGCTGCGCCTAAAGAACGACATGATAGGCAGCAGGAACGCCGACTCGAACAGGATCTTGAACAGCATCTGCCATAAAAACAGCTTAATGAATACCGGGTTGAAGACACCCAACAACACATCCAGCAGCAGGAACAGGTTGAATAGCCAGATCACCACCGCCAGCGCCGTTACCTTGTGATCTTTATACTTGATTGATTTTGATGCCCAGCGGCGGCGTTGCTGCAAAAAGCTTTTCAGCGTGTGCTTGGCATGGGTATAAACTACCGCCTTGCTGCTTTTTAAGAACCCTATGCTGCCGGGGAAACGCTCGGCTACCTTTTGCAGCAATAGTTCGTCGTCGCCAGAGGCTACATCGTCAATGCCCTTAAATCCGCCTACTTCATAAAAAATATCTTTGCGATATGCCAGGTTGGCTCCGTTACAGGTAGAGGCCCTGCCGTTACCAATAAACGATGCGCCGATGCCAATAAGGTAAGAGAACTCCAGCGTTTGCAGTAACTCAAACAGGTTCTTCTCCTGAAAATATGTTACCGGCGATGAGATCATATACCAATCATTGGCCTCGTAATAACCAACGATAGACGATAACCACTCCGGCCCCATCCGGCAATCGGCATCGGTGGCAACCATCAGTTCACCAGAGGATAGTTTGATGGCCTCGGCAATAGCTTTCTTTTTATAAGAGTTAAGCGGTTCGGCTTCGTTCAACTGCAATAACCTTACACCACGGTCTGCATAAGATGAGATGATGGCGGCTGTGGCATCGGTAGAGTGATCGTCTACAATGATGATCTCGGTCAGCTCATGGGGATAATCCTGCGCCAAAAGATCACCGATGGTCTTCTCGATGTTATCTTCTTCATTCCGGGCGGCAATCATCACCGTAACCTTGGTTTTGAAACTACGGGGTACCGGCTTGCCCCGTTTAAGTGATGCCCAACCGGTAATAAGGTAAACTAATATGGCCTGGTAAGAAGCCGTAAAAAGGAGCGATATTATACTATACGTTGTTATCAAAGAAGCGGAGTTTAAGTACAAATACAGAGCCCAGTATAGCGGGCAAAATTAGGTTGATGAACCATACCGCTGTAACAGAAGCGATGATGGCAATTTTTTGATCGGTTACGTAGCCAAACAGCGCGTCGGCAGTGTAGGCACGCACACCAAAGTCAAACAGATCAAGCGATGGCAGGGCTGATTGAATGAAGAACATTACAAAGATGAGCAGCAGTATTTCATACAAAGGCAGCTCTGGAATAAACATGTGGATAAGCAGATAATACTGCGATGAAAACACCGCAAAACGCGCCAGGCAAAACCCCATAACACGCATCAGCTCGGTAAATTTATACCGCCCCATGATATCAAAAAAGCGATGGTATTTGCGCAAGAACCTGATGCTGTTTAAAAACGATACCATCCATTTAATATTAAAAAAGAAGAGTATCATTACAGACATTAACGCCAATGCCAGCACCAAAATACCAGCGTATACCCAGACGCCTACATGCAAATAATTAGCAACAAACCATAAAATGGCTATAGAGCCCAGCACGTTAGTTACTACGTTTTGCCCGAACGAGCCCACTGCCATAGCAAACATACCATGCACGCGCTTGCGCTGTGGTAAAAACATCACCCGGCCGCCATACTCCCCAATACGATTGGGGGTGAAGATGGCCCAGGTCAGTCCGCAAAAGACGGCCTCAATACTGCCCCAAAAAGTGATGTGACTAAGCCGCTGAGCCAGGTAGCGCCACTTAGCGGCCTCCAGCAACCAGTTGGCCAACATTAGCCCCAGCACGGCAGACATCACCAAAACTGCCCGGCCGCGACTAATTTGCGAAACCAGGTGCTGAAAATTATTAAGGTTGGCGTTGTTGTTTAATCTGCGATAAATAAATGTAAAAGCCAGCACAATGATGGCGGCCTTTAGAGTATATGAAACAACGCGTTTAACGGTAGGATTCAACAGCAGATAATTTGTGCAATGTTACGAAAAGTTAATGGTTCATAGTTTATAGATCATAGTTGAGCCTTTTATAAACTAAAAAGCAAACCCGCAACAAGCCGAAGGTGCCATGAACCATCGTCTATGAACCGTGAACTTGAAACTACTTTAACTTACTTTTTAAAAAAGCAATGGTATACCCATAAGCCTCTTTAGTGGCTTTACTATCATAAATAGGGTTGCTGGGGTTGGCAAAACCATGGTCGGCATCAAAGGTGTGGACGGTTAGTTTTTTACCCGCGGCCTGCATATCTGTCTGAAATTTGGCTACCGTTTTAGGGTTAATCCATTGGTCTTTGTTGGCAAAGTTGCCTAATACATCGGCATGGAGCGTTTTCAATTTTTTTACGTCCTGCTCCGGCATGCCATAATACATTACGCAGGCGTCGGCACGGTCGGCCGCAAGCAAGCTGGCTTGCAGGCTCCAACCACCACCAAAGCACCAGCCAATGGTAGCAATGCGGGCCTTAGCCCCGGTATAAGCAATGGCACCGTTAATAATTGCGCGGGCGCGGTCATCTTTTACGGCCTGCATCAGGGCACCGGCTTCCTCGCGGGTGGTGGCTACCTTACCATCATACAAATCCAGATCGAGCACGTTAACGTTGCCCAGATCTGTAAATAGTTTTTCTGACTCTTTCTTCACCCAATCGTTCAGTCCCCACCACTCGTGTATCACCAGCAAATAGTTGGCTTTAGGGTTTGATGACATAAACAGATAGCCGTTAGCCGTTTTACCGTCGGGCGTTTTATAGGTAATAGCCTTACCTAAATGACTTTGAAAATGGTATTTCAGCGGCACCGGGTGCGACAGGACAAATTTTTTATCAGCCGCCAGCATAGCAAACTGCCGGGTGGCCGATGTTTTGGCGCTGGGTTTGGCGCAGCAAGCCATTTTGCTTTGCCCAAACGCCACCGAGGCGAAGGCCAGCAACACGAGGGTAAAAAGTTTTTTCA
This region of Mucilaginibacter yixingensis genomic DNA includes:
- a CDS encoding glycosyltransferase, whose product is MITTYSIISLLFTASYQAILVYLITGWASLKRGKPVPRSFKTKVTVMIAARNEEDNIEKTIGDLLAQDYPHELTEIIIVDDHSTDATAAIISSYADRGVRLLQLNEAEPLNSYKKKAIAEAIKLSSGELMVATDADCRMGPEWLSSIVGYYEANDWYMISSPVTYFQEKNLFELLQTLEFSYLIGIGASFIGNGRASTCNGANLAYRKDIFYEVGGFKGIDDVASGDDELLLQKVAERFPGSIGFLKSSKAVVYTHAKHTLKSFLQQRRRWASKSIKYKDHKVTALAVVIWLFNLFLLLDVLLGVFNPVFIKLFLWQMLFKILFESAFLLPIMSFFRRSWMVVLLLLLSPIHILYFVYVGLMGNTRKYSWKGRMVK
- a CDS encoding lysylphosphatidylglycerol synthase domain-containing protein; the encoded protein is MNPTVKRVVSYTLKAAIIVLAFTFIYRRLNNNANLNNFQHLVSQISRGRAVLVMSAVLGLMLANWLLEAAKWRYLAQRLSHITFWGSIEAVFCGLTWAIFTPNRIGEYGGRVMFLPQRKRVHGMFAMAVGSFGQNVVTNVLGSIAILWFVANYLHVGVWVYAGILVLALALMSVMILFFFNIKWMVSFLNSIRFLRKYHRFFDIMGRYKFTELMRVMGFCLARFAVFSSQYYLLIHMFIPELPLYEILLLIFVMFFIQSALPSLDLFDFGVRAYTADALFGYVTDQKIAIIASVTAVWFINLILPAILGSVFVLKLRFFDNNV
- a CDS encoding dienelactone hydrolase family protein, which gives rise to MKKLFTLVLLAFASVAFGQSKMACCAKPSAKTSATRQFAMLAADKKFVLSHPVPLKYHFQSHLGKAITYKTPDGKTANGYLFMSSNPKANYLLVIHEWWGLNDWVKKESEKLFTDLGNVNVLDLDLYDGKVATTREEAGALMQAVKDDRARAIINGAIAYTGAKARIATIGWCFGGGWSLQASLLAADRADACVMYYGMPEQDVKKLKTLHADVLGNFANKDQWINPKTVAKFQTDMQAAGKKLTVHTFDADHGFANPSNPIYDSKATKEAYGYTIAFLKSKLK